A genomic segment from Paraburkholderia hayleyella encodes:
- a CDS encoding molybdopterin-containing oxidoreductase family protein, whose protein sequence is MSVLPEFSRAVCPHDCPDTCAMRVTVENERVIKVNGDPDHPPTNGVLCTKVSRYAERVHHPQRLTVPMKRVGPKGVGRFEPITWDHAYSLAAHRLSDIARRMPEAILPYSYGGTMGLVQGESIAQRFFHKLGASQLDRTICAAAGAAGLKYTYGASVGMHSEFFEESDLILIWGANPVASNLHFWTRAQEAKRRGARLIAIDPYRSLTAEKCHQHIALKPGTDGAFALGMMHVLIHEDLLDHSYIHQYTKGFDALKIRALAYPPSRVAQICGVEESVITELARLYGTSSKAAIRLNYGMQRVRGGGNAVRAIACLPSLTGAWRNRAGGLLLSSSGWAPVNSQSLERPDLMPGWPERAPRVINMNTIGDALLNPGSMSFGPKIEAVVVYNSNPVAVAPDSDRVAAGFARDDLFTIVLEHFQTDTADYADLLLPATTQLEHLDIHHSYGHTYVMANVPAIAPVGEARPNTEIFRGIARAMGLTDAALFDSDETVAANALRWNDPTLAGSDWQTLKQAGWIKLKVPEAPFAEGGFCTPSGRCEFFSDRLAHDGLEPVPDYLPPYESAEYAPDLAARFPLAMISPPMRHFLNSTFVNVQSLRATEGEPHLEIHPVDASARHIVDGDQVRIFNDRGSMQACARITDRAREGVVVGLSIWWKKLAADGRNANQVTSQALTDLGGSATFYDCLVDVERV, encoded by the coding sequence ATGTCCGTTTTGCCTGAGTTTTCTCGTGCGGTATGTCCTCACGACTGTCCCGATACGTGTGCGATGCGCGTAACCGTTGAAAACGAGCGGGTAATTAAAGTGAACGGAGATCCTGATCATCCACCAACCAACGGTGTGCTTTGCACCAAGGTCAGTCGTTACGCGGAACGCGTACATCATCCCCAACGTCTTACGGTACCCATGAAGCGAGTTGGTCCCAAAGGAGTGGGGCGTTTTGAGCCGATTACCTGGGATCATGCTTATTCATTAGCCGCGCATCGGTTGTCGGATATTGCTCGCCGAATGCCTGAAGCGATCTTGCCGTACAGCTACGGTGGAACGATGGGTTTGGTGCAAGGTGAAAGCATTGCACAGCGATTTTTTCACAAGTTGGGTGCGTCTCAGCTAGATCGCACAATCTGCGCTGCAGCCGGTGCCGCGGGTTTGAAATACACCTATGGCGCGAGCGTTGGGATGCATTCCGAGTTTTTCGAAGAAAGTGACCTGATTCTGATTTGGGGTGCCAATCCTGTTGCATCAAATCTTCATTTCTGGACTCGGGCACAAGAGGCGAAGCGTCGGGGAGCAAGGCTAATCGCAATAGATCCATATCGCTCTTTGACAGCTGAAAAATGTCATCAGCACATCGCGCTCAAACCAGGTACCGATGGCGCCTTCGCACTCGGCATGATGCATGTCCTGATCCATGAAGATTTACTGGATCACAGCTATATCCATCAATACACAAAAGGATTTGATGCGTTGAAAATACGGGCGCTTGCTTATCCACCCAGCCGCGTCGCCCAGATTTGTGGTGTCGAGGAATCTGTCATCACCGAATTGGCACGGTTGTATGGCACTTCCAGCAAAGCAGCGATTCGCCTGAATTACGGTATGCAACGTGTCCGCGGAGGAGGTAATGCCGTGCGTGCTATTGCCTGCCTGCCATCGTTAACCGGTGCCTGGCGCAACCGTGCTGGCGGCCTGTTGCTATCGTCATCAGGATGGGCACCTGTTAATTCTCAATCGCTTGAACGCCCGGATTTAATGCCGGGTTGGCCGGAGCGCGCTCCCCGTGTCATCAATATGAATACGATAGGCGATGCGTTGCTGAATCCAGGCAGCATGTCATTTGGCCCGAAGATTGAAGCAGTTGTTGTCTATAACTCGAATCCGGTTGCCGTTGCGCCCGATTCCGATCGTGTTGCTGCGGGTTTTGCCCGCGATGATTTGTTCACGATCGTGCTGGAGCATTTTCAGACGGATACCGCTGATTATGCGGACCTGTTGTTACCCGCGACGACGCAGCTCGAACATCTGGACATCCACCATTCGTATGGCCATACCTATGTCATGGCTAATGTGCCTGCGATTGCTCCGGTCGGCGAAGCACGTCCCAATACAGAGATTTTTCGAGGCATTGCACGCGCGATGGGACTGACAGATGCTGCGCTATTCGACAGCGATGAAACGGTGGCTGCGAACGCCTTGCGCTGGAATGATCCGACATTGGCTGGGAGTGACTGGCAAACGTTGAAGCAAGCCGGCTGGATCAAGTTAAAAGTCCCCGAAGCACCGTTTGCTGAAGGGGGTTTTTGCACGCCCTCGGGACGGTGTGAATTTTTTAGCGACCGTCTGGCGCACGACGGGTTAGAGCCGGTGCCAGATTATCTGCCGCCTTATGAATCAGCAGAGTATGCCCCTGACCTTGCCGCTCGTTTTCCGCTGGCGATGATCTCGCCGCCGATGCGTCATTTTCTGAATAGCACATTCGTGAATGTTCAGAGCTTGCGCGCTACCGAAGGTGAGCCTCATCTAGAAATTCATCCCGTTGATGCATCCGCGCGCCATATCGTCGATGGCGATCAGGTCCGGATTTTCAATGATCGGGGTTCGATGCAGGCATGTGCCCGGATAACGGATCGGGCACGCGAAGGGGTGGTCGTCGGTTTGTCGATATGGTGGAAAAAGCTGGCTGCGGATGGCCGGAATGCGAACCAGGTGACGAGTCAGGCATTAACTGATCTTGGCGGCTCGGCGACTTTTTACGACTGTCTGGTCGACGTCGAGCGCGTGTAA